A region of Paenibacillus thiaminolyticus DNA encodes the following proteins:
- a CDS encoding long-chain-fatty-acid--CoA ligase has translation MHVIENGERPWLRHYPEEVAPTADYPKHNVAQFMIQAAVQYPNRTAVHFMGANLTYQQLLDAAYRFANGLHALGIKSGDRVALMLPNCPHMVIAYYGSLLAGAVVVMTNPLYMEGELVHQLNDAGAKVIVTLDMLLPRVMKVKRSTPLAYMICGSLREYLPFPLRLLYPLKARKDGHSLHIPNQPGLFRFKSWLNSNAPQPVLCPVDAEIDIAMLQYTGGTTGTAKGVMLTHYNLVVNTIQTANWCYKARKGEESFLAVLPCFHVFGLTVLLNQAMYLAGELVLLPRFDTLQVLTTIQKKKITVFPGAPTMYIAINHHKEVQRFDLSTVRVCVSGSAALPLEVQERFEALTGGRLIEGYGLTEASPVTHANPIWGLRKTGTIGIPFPDTDAKVVHPETFEPLPPGEIGELAVKGPQVMKGYWNRPEDTAAVLKDGWLLTGDMAKIDEDGYFTIVDRKKDMINASGFKVYPRDVEEVLFEHPAVKEAVVIGVPDPYRGETVKAFIVRAEGAGTTAEELEAWCRERLAAYKVPRLYEFRAELPKTMVGKVLRRRLAEDERQRQAGQTEPPGSGQRE, from the coding sequence ATGCATGTCATAGAGAACGGCGAACGCCCCTGGCTTCGCCATTATCCTGAAGAAGTGGCACCGACTGCCGATTATCCGAAGCATAATGTGGCGCAATTCATGATTCAAGCGGCCGTTCAGTATCCGAACCGGACAGCCGTTCATTTTATGGGGGCGAACCTGACGTATCAGCAGCTGCTGGATGCAGCCTATCGCTTCGCGAACGGCCTGCACGCCCTCGGCATCAAATCCGGGGATCGAGTGGCGCTGATGCTCCCGAACTGCCCGCACATGGTCATCGCCTACTACGGGTCCCTGCTGGCCGGCGCCGTGGTCGTCATGACCAATCCGCTCTATATGGAGGGAGAACTGGTCCATCAGCTTAATGATGCCGGGGCGAAGGTTATCGTCACCCTCGATATGCTGCTGCCGCGTGTCATGAAGGTCAAGCGGAGCACCCCGCTGGCGTACATGATTTGCGGATCGCTGCGCGAATACTTGCCGTTCCCGCTGCGGCTCTTGTATCCGCTCAAGGCAAGGAAGGATGGTCATTCGCTTCATATCCCGAACCAGCCGGGCCTATTCCGCTTCAAATCATGGCTGAATAGCAATGCGCCCCAGCCGGTGCTCTGTCCCGTCGACGCGGAGATTGACATCGCAATGCTGCAATATACGGGCGGCACGACAGGCACGGCCAAAGGCGTCATGCTGACGCATTACAATCTCGTCGTCAACACGATTCAGACCGCAAATTGGTGCTACAAGGCGCGCAAGGGAGAGGAGAGCTTCCTGGCGGTACTGCCTTGCTTCCATGTGTTCGGGTTGACCGTGCTGCTCAACCAGGCGATGTATCTAGCCGGGGAGCTTGTCCTGCTGCCCCGATTCGATACGCTGCAGGTGTTGACCACGATACAGAAGAAGAAAATAACGGTTTTTCCCGGCGCGCCCACGATGTATATTGCCATCAACCACCATAAAGAGGTGCAGCGCTTCGACCTGTCCACCGTCCGGGTGTGCGTAAGCGGATCGGCGGCTTTGCCGCTGGAGGTACAGGAACGGTTCGAGGCCTTGACAGGCGGACGCTTGATCGAAGGCTACGGATTGACGGAAGCTTCGCCGGTGACGCATGCGAATCCGATCTGGGGGCTGCGTAAGACCGGGACGATCGGAATTCCGTTCCCGGATACGGACGCGAAGGTAGTCCACCCCGAGACGTTCGAGCCGCTTCCTCCCGGCGAGATTGGAGAGCTGGCGGTGAAGGGGCCGCAGGTAATGAAGGGCTACTGGAACCGGCCAGAGGATACGGCAGCCGTCCTGAAGGATGGATGGCTTTTGACCGGAGACATGGCTAAGATAGATGAAGACGGTTATTTCACGATCGTCGATCGGAAAAAAGATATGATTAACGCCAGCGGCTTCAAAGTATATCCGCGCGACGTCGAGGAAGTGTTGTTCGAGCATCCCGCCGTGAAAGAGGCTGTCGTCATCGGGGTGCCCGATCCGTACCGCGGGGAGACCGTGAAGGCGTTCATCGTCCGGGCGGAAGGGGCCGGGACGACGGCAGAGGAGCTGGAAGCGTGGTGCCGGGAGCGGCTTGCCGCCTACAAAGTTCCGCGGCTGTATGAGTTCCGCGCGGAGCTGCCGAAGACGATGGTCGGCAAAGTGCTGCGGCGCCGGCTGGCGGAAGACGAGAGGCAGCGGCAGGCCGGACAGACGGAACCGCCGGGATCCGGCCAGCGCGAATAG
- a CDS encoding PaaI family thioesterase: protein MMGIVNGGVLASLLDNTMGIAAAANRPDDQIVTSNFNVHFVHPMRAGLLEVRAHVVHSTNRMMTVYGSVTGEAGRLGTIGTGSFRVNGELMS, encoded by the coding sequence ATGATGGGAATCGTCAACGGCGGGGTGCTGGCCTCGCTTTTGGATAATACGATGGGCATTGCCGCCGCGGCGAACCGGCCTGATGATCAGATCGTCACGAGCAATTTTAACGTTCATTTCGTCCATCCGATGCGGGCAGGCCTGCTGGAAGTCCGGGCTCACGTTGTTCATTCCACCAACCGGATGATGACGGTATATGGGAGCGTAACCGGCGAAGCTGGCCGATTAGGAACGATTGGAACGGGTTCCTTCCGGGTCAATGGGGAATTGATGAGTTGA
- a CDS encoding cysteine hydrolase family protein, with translation MKALVVIDYTHDFVIGRLPCGQPAIDIERRIAELTEQFAARGEFVAMAVDVHDEQDPYHPETALFPPHNIRGTEGRELYGALREVHERHASAIYWMDKTRYSSFCGTDLDMRLRARGVKEVHLVGVCTDICVLHTAIDAYNLGYRIVVHEDAVASFNADAHRWALEHVRNTLGAQVVSGY, from the coding sequence ATGAAAGCGTTAGTCGTCATTGATTACACGCATGATTTTGTCATCGGCCGGCTTCCGTGCGGACAGCCGGCTATTGATATTGAACGCCGGATTGCGGAGCTGACCGAGCAATTCGCCGCCCGCGGCGAATTCGTGGCTATGGCCGTGGACGTTCACGACGAGCAGGACCCGTATCATCCGGAGACAGCGCTGTTCCCGCCGCATAATATCCGCGGGACGGAGGGCCGTGAGCTGTACGGCGCGCTGCGGGAGGTGCATGAACGCCATGCCTCTGCGATTTACTGGATGGACAAAACCCGGTACAGCTCCTTTTGCGGCACTGATCTCGACATGCGGCTGCGGGCGCGCGGGGTGAAGGAAGTCCACCTGGTTGGGGTTTGCACGGATATTTGCGTGCTGCATACGGCGATTGATGCGTATAATCTCGGTTATCGCATCGTCGTGCATGAGGATGCGGTCGCTTCATTCAATGCCGACGCGCATCGCTGGGCGCTGGAGCATGTCCGCAATACGCTGGGCGCTC